Proteins encoded in a region of the Flavobacterium sp. MDT1-60 genome:
- the rpoB gene encoding DNA-directed RNA polymerase subunit beta, whose amino-acid sequence MITNQTERLNFASTKNIPDYPDFLDVQVKSFKDFFQLETKSDERGNEGLYNTFMENFPITDTRNNFVLEFLDYFVDPPRYTIQECIERGLTYSVPLKARLKLYCTDPEHEDFETIVQDVYLGTIPYMTPSGTFVINGAERVVVSQLHRSPGVFFGQSFHANGTKLYSARVIPFKGSWIEFSTDINSVMYAYIDRKKKLPVTTLFRAIGFERDKDILEIFDLAEEIKVSKTGIKKYIGRRLAARVLNTWHEDFVDEDTGEVVSIERNEIILDRDTIIDKDNVEEIIDSNVKSILLHKEDNNQADYAIIHNTLQKDPTNSEKEAVEHIYRQLRNAEPPDEETARGIIDKLFFSDQRYNLGEVGRYRMNKKLGLDIPMEKQVLTKEDIITIVKYLIELINSKAEIDDIDHLSNRRVRTVGEQLSQQFGVGLARMARTIRERMNVRDNEVFTPIDLINAKTLSSVINSFFGTNQLSQFMDQTNPLAEITHKRRLSALGPGGLSRERAGFEVRDVHYTHYGRLCPIETPEGPNIGLISSLGVYAKVNGMGFIETPYRKVTNGVVDLESTPIYLSAEEEEGKMIAQANIEMDASGKITASNVIAREEGDFPVVEPSAVHYTDVAPNQIASISASLIPFLEHDDANRALMGSNMMRQAVPLIRPEAPIVGTGLERQVASDSRVLINAEGDGTVEYVDANIITIKYDRTEDERMVSFDTDEKTYNLIKFRKTNQGTSINLKPIVRKGDRVVLGQVLSEGYATQNGELALGRNLKVAFMPWKGYNFEDAIVISEKVVRDDIFTSIHVDDYSLEVRDTKLGNEELTNDIPNVSEEATKDLDENGMIRIGAEVKPGDILIGKITPKGESDPTPEEKLLRAIFGDKAGDVKDASLKASPSLHGVVLDKKLFARAVKDKRKRTQDKDALGALEMEFETKFVELKDRLVEKLFLIVNGKTSQGVMNDLGEEVLPKGKKYTQKMLYAVEDFAHLSKGQWVADDATNKMVNDLIHNYKIKLNDLQGSLRREKFTITVGDELPSGILKLAKIYIAKKRKLKVGDKMAGRHGNKGIVARIVRHEDMPFLEDGTPVDIVLNPLGVPSRMNIGQIYETVLGWAGQNLGRKFATPIFDGASLDQINELTDEAGVPRFGHTYLYDGGTGERFHQAATVGVIYMLKLGHMVDDKMHARSIGPYSLITQQPLGGKAQFGGQRFGEMEVWALEAYGASSTLREILTVKSDDVIGRAKTYEAIVKGESMPEPGLPESFNVLMHELKGLGLDIRLEE is encoded by the coding sequence ATGATAACAAATCAGACTGAAAGATTGAATTTTGCCTCTACAAAAAATATCCCTGACTATCCGGATTTCCTAGATGTTCAGGTTAAATCTTTTAAAGATTTCTTTCAATTAGAAACGAAATCTGACGAAAGAGGCAACGAAGGATTGTACAACACCTTCATGGAAAACTTTCCAATCACAGATACAAGAAACAACTTTGTATTGGAATTCCTTGATTATTTTGTAGATCCGCCACGTTATACAATTCAAGAATGTATAGAGAGAGGTCTTACTTATAGTGTGCCTTTAAAAGCCAGGTTAAAACTATATTGTACAGATCCAGAACACGAAGATTTTGAAACTATTGTACAAGATGTTTACCTTGGAACAATACCTTATATGACTCCAAGCGGTACTTTTGTTATCAATGGTGCTGAGCGTGTGGTAGTATCTCAACTACACCGTTCTCCTGGGGTTTTCTTTGGTCAATCATTCCACGCAAATGGAACAAAACTTTATTCTGCCAGAGTAATTCCTTTTAAAGGTTCCTGGATAGAATTTTCTACAGATATCAACAGCGTTATGTATGCTTATATCGATAGAAAGAAAAAATTACCGGTTACAACTTTATTCCGTGCAATTGGGTTCGAAAGAGACAAGGATATCCTTGAGATTTTTGACTTAGCTGAAGAAATTAAAGTTTCTAAAACAGGTATTAAAAAATATATTGGAAGAAGACTTGCTGCTCGTGTATTAAATACATGGCATGAGGATTTCGTTGATGAGGATACTGGAGAAGTAGTTTCTATTGAACGTAACGAAATCATCCTTGATAGAGATACTATTATCGACAAAGATAATGTTGAGGAAATCATCGATTCTAACGTTAAATCTATTTTGTTACACAAAGAGGATAACAATCAGGCAGATTATGCTATTATCCACAATACATTACAAAAAGATCCAACAAACTCTGAAAAAGAAGCTGTAGAGCACATTTACCGTCAGTTGCGTAACGCTGAACCGCCTGATGAGGAAACTGCTCGTGGTATTATAGATAAATTGTTCTTCTCTGATCAACGTTACAACTTAGGTGAAGTTGGTCGTTACAGAATGAACAAAAAACTTGGTTTGGATATCCCAATGGAAAAGCAAGTGCTTACCAAAGAAGATATCATTACCATTGTAAAATATTTGATCGAATTAATTAACTCTAAAGCAGAGATTGATGATATTGATCACTTATCAAACCGTCGTGTTAGAACAGTTGGTGAACAATTGTCTCAACAATTCGGTGTTGGTTTAGCACGTATGGCAAGAACTATTCGTGAGAGAATGAACGTTAGAGATAACGAGGTGTTTACACCAATCGATTTGATTAATGCTAAAACATTATCATCGGTTATCAACTCTTTCTTTGGTACTAACCAGTTATCTCAATTTATGGATCAAACGAATCCATTAGCTGAGATTACACACAAAAGAAGATTATCTGCACTTGGACCTGGTGGACTTTCGAGAGAGAGAGCTGGTTTTGAGGTTCGTGACGTTCACTATACTCATTATGGTCGTTTATGTCCGATTGAAACTCCTGAGGGACCAAACATTGGTTTGATTTCATCTCTTGGTGTTTATGCAAAAGTAAACGGAATGGGTTTCATCGAAACTCCTTACCGTAAAGTAACTAATGGTGTAGTTGATTTAGAAAGTACTCCAATTTACTTAAGTGCTGAAGAAGAAGAAGGAAAAATGATTGCTCAGGCAAACATTGAAATGGATGCTTCAGGTAAAATTACAGCTAGCAATGTTATTGCTCGTGAGGAAGGTGACTTCCCGGTTGTTGAACCATCTGCAGTACATTATACAGACGTTGCTCCTAACCAGATTGCTTCGATTTCGGCTTCATTGATTCCTTTCCTGGAGCATGATGATGCGAACCGTGCGTTGATGGGATCTAACATGATGCGTCAGGCGGTTCCTTTGATCCGTCCGGAAGCGCCGATTGTTGGTACAGGTTTAGAGCGTCAAGTAGCTTCAGATTCCAGAGTATTGATTAATGCTGAGGGAGATGGAACTGTAGAATATGTTGATGCTAACATTATTACTATCAAATACGACCGTACTGAAGACGAAAGAATGGTAAGTTTTGATACTGATGAAAAAACATACAACTTAATTAAATTTAGAAAAACCAATCAAGGTACAAGTATCAACTTGAAACCAATCGTAAGAAAAGGTGACAGAGTTGTTCTTGGTCAGGTATTATCAGAAGGATATGCTACTCAAAATGGTGAATTAGCTTTAGGTAGAAACTTAAAAGTTGCGTTCATGCCATGGAAAGGATATAACTTTGAGGATGCGATTGTAATTTCTGAAAAAGTAGTTCGTGATGATATTTTTACTTCTATCCACGTAGATGATTATTCATTAGAGGTTAGAGATACTAAGTTAGGAAATGAAGAGTTAACAAACGATATTCCTAACGTTTCTGAAGAAGCTACTAAAGATTTAGATGAAAACGGTATGATCAGAATTGGAGCAGAGGTTAAACCTGGCGACATTTTGATCGGAAAAATTACACCAAAAGGAGAATCAGATCCTACTCCGGAAGAGAAATTGCTTCGTGCAATTTTCGGGGATAAAGCAGGTGATGTAAAAGATGCTTCATTAAAAGCTTCTCCATCTTTACATGGTGTAGTTCTTGACAAAAAATTATTTGCAAGAGCCGTAAAAGATAAACGTAAACGTACTCAGGATAAAGATGCTTTAGGCGCTTTAGAAATGGAATTCGAAACTAAATTTGTTGAATTAAAAGACAGATTGGTTGAGAAATTATTCTTGATCGTGAACGGAAAAACATCTCAAGGTGTAATGAATGATTTGGGCGAAGAAGTTTTACCAAAAGGTAAAAAATATACTCAAAAAATGCTTTATGCAGTAGAAGATTTTGCTCACTTAAGCAAAGGTCAATGGGTTGCTGATGATGCTACAAATAAAATGGTTAATGATTTAATTCATAACTATAAAATTAAGCTGAATGACTTACAAGGATCTTTAAGAAGAGAAAAATTCACTATTACAGTTGGAGATGAATTACCATCTGGAATCTTGAAATTAGCGAAAATTTATATCGCTAAAAAACGTAAACTGAAAGTAGGGGATAAAATGGCAGGACGTCACGGTAACAAAGGTATTGTTGCAAGAATCGTTCGTCATGAAGATATGCCTTTCCTTGAAGACGGAACACCTGTAGATATTGTATTGAATCCACTTGGGGTACCTTCACGTATGAATATTGGTCAGATTTATGAAACTGTTCTTGGATGGGCTGGACAAAATTTAGGTAGAAAATTTGCTACTCCAATTTTTGATGGTGCTTCTTTAGATCAAATTAATGAATTAACTGATGAGGCTGGAGTACCACGTTTTGGACATACGTATCTTTATGATGGTGGTACTGGAGAGCGTTTCCATCAAGCAGCAACTGTGGGTGTAATTTACATGCTTAAATTAGGACACATGGTTGATGATAAGATGCACGCACGTTCTATCGGACCATACTCGTTGATTACTCAACAACCACTTGGAGGTAAAGCTCAATTTGGAGGTCAGCGTTTTGGAGAGATGGAGGTTTGGGCACTTGAAGCTTATGGAGCATCTAGTACACTTCGTGAAATCTTGACAGTTAAATCGGATGACGTTATTGGTAGAGCTAAAACTTACGAAGCTATCGTTAAGGGTGAGTCTATGCCAGAACCAGGATTACCAGAATCATTCAATGTATTAATGCATGAATTAAAAGGTCTTGGACTTGACATTCGTTTAGAAGAATAA
- the rplL gene encoding 50S ribosomal protein L7/L12, with product MADLKQFAEQLVNLTVKEVNELATILKDEYGIEPAAAAVVVAAGGGEGAAEEAQTEFTVVLKEAGASKLAVVKLVKELTGLGLKEAKDVVDGAPSNVKEGVSKEEAEGLKKSLEEAGAVVELK from the coding sequence ATGGCAGATTTGAAACAATTCGCAGAACAATTAGTTAACTTAACAGTTAAAGAAGTTAACGAATTAGCAACAATATTAAAAGACGAGTATGGTATCGAGCCTGCTGCTGCAGCTGTAGTAGTTGCTGCTGGTGGTGGAGAAGGTGCTGCTGAAGAAGCACAAACTGAATTTACAGTTGTATTGAAAGAAGCTGGAGCTTCTAAATTAGCAGTTGTAAAATTAGTTAAAGAACTTACAGGTTTAGGTCTTAAAGAAGCTAAAGATGTAGTTGACGGTGCTCCAAGTAACGTTAAAGAAGGTGTTTCTAAAGAAGAGGCTGAAGGTCTTAAAAAATCATTAGAAGAAGCTGGAGCTGTAGTTGAACTTAAATAA
- the rplJ gene encoding 50S ribosomal protein L10: protein MTREEKSIAIEDLTAQLAGTNIIYVSDISGLNAETTSSLRRACFKAGIKLEVVKNTLLAKAMEASANDYGDLPSVLTGNSAIFISDVANAPGKIIKDFRKKSAKPVLKGAYINSEIYIGDDQLDALATIKSKEELLGELIGLLQSPAQRIISALQNKFAGSEEEAEA, encoded by the coding sequence ATGACTAGAGAAGAAAAATCAATCGCGATTGAAGATTTAACTGCACAGTTAGCTGGTACAAATATTATTTATGTATCTGATATTTCTGGATTAAATGCAGAAACTACTTCAAGCTTGAGAAGAGCTTGCTTTAAAGCAGGTATAAAATTAGAGGTTGTAAAAAATACTTTGCTTGCAAAAGCAATGGAAGCTTCTGCTAATGACTATGGTGACTTACCTTCAGTACTGACTGGTAATAGTGCTATATTTATTTCAGATGTTGCAAATGCACCTGGAAAAATAATTAAAGATTTCAGAAAAAAATCAGCAAAACCTGTATTAAAAGGTGCTTATATTAATTCTGAAATTTATATTGGAGATGATCAATTAGATGCATTAGCAACTATTAAATCTAAAGAAGAACTTCTTGGAGAACTTATTGGATTATTGCAATCACCAGCACAAAGAATTATTTCTGCTTTACAAAACAAATTCGCTGGTAGCGAAGAAGAAGCTGAAGCATAA
- the rplA gene encoding 50S ribosomal protein L1, producing MAKLTKKQKEAASKIEKNKLYSLKDAAALIKVIASAKFDESVDIAVRLGVDPRKANQMVRGVVTLPHGTGKDVKVLALVTPDKEAEAKEAGADYVGLDDYLQKIKDGWTDVDVIITMPAVMGKLGPLGRILGPRGLMPNPKTGTVTMDVAKAVAEVKAGKIDFKVDKTGIVHAGIGKVSFGAEQIYDNAHEIIQTLIKLKPTAAKGTYIKGIHLTSTMSPAIALDPKAV from the coding sequence ATGGCAAAATTAACAAAAAAGCAAAAAGAGGCTGCTTCAAAAATTGAAAAGAACAAACTATACTCTTTAAAAGATGCAGCTGCATTAATTAAAGTTATAGCTTCTGCAAAATTTGATGAGTCTGTTGATATCGCAGTTCGTTTGGGTGTAGATCCAAGAAAAGCGAATCAAATGGTTAGAGGTGTGGTTACATTACCTCACGGAACAGGTAAAGACGTTAAAGTATTAGCATTGGTTACTCCAGATAAAGAAGCGGAAGCTAAAGAAGCCGGAGCAGACTATGTAGGTCTTGATGATTATTTACAAAAAATTAAAGATGGTTGGACAGATGTTGATGTAATTATCACAATGCCAGCTGTTATGGGTAAATTAGGTCCATTAGGTCGTATTTTAGGACCTAGAGGTTTAATGCCTAACCCTAAAACAGGTACAGTAACTATGGATGTTGCTAAAGCTGTTGCAGAGGTTAAAGCTGGTAAAATCGATTTTAAAGTTGATAAAACTGGTATCGTACATGCAGGAATTGGTAAAGTTTCTTTTGGAGCTGAGCAAATTTATGACAATGCACACGAAATTATTCAAACATTAATCAAACTTAAACCAACTGCTGCTAAAGGTACCTATATTAAAGGTATTCACCTTACAAGCACTATGAGTCCTGCTATTGCATTGGACCCTAAAGCAGTATAA
- the rplK gene encoding 50S ribosomal protein L11: protein MAKEISKVVKLQVKGGAANPSPPVGPALGAAGVNIMEFCKQFNARTQDKPGKICPVQITVYKDKSFDFVVKTPPAAVQLLEAAKLKSGSGEPNRKKVASVTWDVIKAIAEDKMVDLNAFTIESAMSMIAGTARSMGITVSGDAPF from the coding sequence ATGGCTAAAGAAATTAGTAAGGTAGTTAAACTACAAGTTAAGGGAGGTGCTGCGAATCCGTCGCCACCGGTTGGACCTGCTTTAGGAGCTGCTGGGGTTAATATCATGGAGTTCTGTAAGCAGTTCAATGCTAGAACACAAGATAAACCTGGCAAAATATGCCCAGTACAAATTACTGTGTATAAAGACAAATCATTTGATTTTGTTGTTAAGACTCCTCCAGCTGCTGTCCAATTATTGGAAGCTGCAAAGCTAAAGTCTGGATCAGGTGAACCAAATCGTAAAAAAGTAGCTAGTGTTACTTGGGACGTTATCAAAGCAATTGCTGAAGATAAAATGGTAGATTTAAATGCATTCACAATCGAATCTGCAATGAGCATGATCGCTGGAACTGCTAGATCTATGGGTATAACTGTATCAGGAGATGCTCCTTTTTAA
- the nusG gene encoding transcription termination/antitermination protein NusG — protein sequence MADNNVKKWYVVRAVSGQENKVKAYIETEIARLGMGDYVSQVLVPTEKVVTVKEGKKMSKDKVYFPGYVMIEANLVGEIPHIIKSITSVIGFLGEIKGGEPVPLRLSEVNRMLGKVDELAVNTDTRAIPFNLGETVKVIDGPFNGFNGTVEKINEEKRKLEVMVKIFGRKTPLELSFMQVEKV from the coding sequence ATGGCAGATAATAATGTGAAAAAATGGTATGTAGTTAGAGCTGTAAGCGGACAAGAAAATAAAGTCAAAGCTTATATCGAAACTGAGATTGCCAGACTAGGTATGGGTGATTATGTTTCCCAAGTTTTAGTACCTACTGAAAAAGTGGTTACTGTAAAAGAAGGAAAGAAAATGTCTAAGGATAAAGTTTACTTCCCTGGATATGTTATGATCGAAGCCAATTTAGTTGGTGAGATACCTCATATTATTAAGTCTATTACAAGTGTAATTGGATTTTTAGGTGAGATTAAAGGCGGAGAACCTGTTCCTTTAAGACTTTCTGAAGTAAATAGAATGTTAGGTAAAGTAGATGAGTTAGCTGTGAATACAGATACTCGTGCTATTCCTTTCAACTTAGGAGAAACTGTTAAAGTGATCGATGGTCCTTTTAATGGATTTAACGGAACGGTTGAAAAAATCAATGAAGAAAAGCGTAAACTTGAAGTAATGGTTAAGATTTTCGGTAGAAAAACACCATTAGAATTGAGTTTCATGCAAGTTGAAAAAGTATAA
- the secE gene encoding preprotein translocase subunit SecE, giving the protein MTKVTNYLSEAFEELKSNVTWPAWAEVQKLTIVVAVFSILFALATWGVDEFFAKALAGFFNWLKG; this is encoded by the coding sequence ATGACAAAAGTTACTAATTATTTATCAGAGGCTTTCGAGGAGTTAAAGTCAAATGTTACTTGGCCTGCTTGGGCTGAGGTTCAAAAATTGACAATTGTTGTGGCTGTATTTTCGATTCTGTTCGCTTTGGCAACTTGGGGAGTAGACGAATTTTTTGCAAAAGCTTTGGCTGGATTTTTTAACTGGTTAAAAGGATAA
- the tuf gene encoding elongation factor Tu gives MAKENFNRSKPHLNIGTIGHVDHGKTTLTAAITKVLSDAGYCQAKSFDQIDNAPEEKERGITINTSHVEYETANRHYAHVDCPGHADYVKNMVTGAAQMDGAILVVAATDGPMPQTREHILLGRQVGIPRMVVFMNKVDMVDDAELLELVEMEIRDLLSFYEYDGDNGPVVQGSALGGLNNDPAWVPKIIELMEAVDSWIEEPIRDTAKPFLMPVEDVFTITGRGTVATGRIETGIANTGDAVEIIGMGADKLTSTITGVEMFRKILDRGEAGDNVGLLLRGVDKESIKRGMVIIKPGSVKPHATFKAEVYILKKEEGGRHTPFHNNYRPQFYVRTTDVTGVITLPEGVEMVMPGDNLTINVSLLSPIAMSVGLRFAIREGGRTVGAGQVTEIVG, from the coding sequence ATGGCAAAGGAGAATTTTAATCGTTCCAAACCGCACTTAAACATAGGTACAATTGGACACGTGGATCACGGAAAAACTACATTAACTGCAGCAATTACAAAAGTATTGTCTGATGCTGGTTACTGTCAAGCAAAATCGTTTGATCAAATCGATAACGCTCCAGAGGAGAAAGAAAGAGGTATTACTATTAATACATCACACGTAGAGTATGAAACAGCTAACCGTCACTACGCTCACGTTGACTGTCCAGGTCACGCGGATTACGTAAAGAACATGGTTACTGGTGCTGCTCAAATGGACGGAGCTATCTTAGTAGTTGCTGCTACAGATGGTCCAATGCCACAAACTCGTGAGCACATCCTTTTAGGTCGCCAAGTTGGTATTCCTAGAATGGTAGTTTTCATGAACAAAGTAGATATGGTTGATGACGCTGAGTTGTTAGAGCTTGTTGAAATGGAAATTAGAGATTTATTATCTTTCTACGAATATGATGGAGATAATGGTCCTGTTGTTCAAGGTTCTGCTTTAGGAGGATTGAATAATGATCCTGCTTGGGTTCCTAAAATTATTGAATTGATGGAAGCTGTAGATTCTTGGATCGAAGAGCCAATTCGTGATACTGCAAAACCATTCTTGATGCCGGTTGAGGATGTATTTACAATTACTGGTCGTGGAACTGTTGCTACAGGTCGTATCGAAACTGGAATTGCTAATACAGGAGATGCTGTTGAAATCATTGGTATGGGAGCTGATAAATTAACTTCTACTATTACAGGAGTTGAGATGTTCCGTAAAATCCTTGATAGAGGAGAAGCTGGAGATAACGTAGGTTTATTGTTAAGAGGTGTTGATAAAGAATCTATCAAAAGAGGAATGGTTATCATTAAGCCAGGATCAGTAAAACCACACGCTACTTTCAAAGCTGAGGTTTATATCTTGAAAAAAGAAGAAGGTGGACGTCATACTCCATTCCATAATAACTACCGTCCACAGTTCTACGTACGTACAACTGACGTAACAGGAGTTATTACTTTACCAGAAGGAGTAGAGATGGTAATGCCAGGAGATAACTTGACTATCAATGTTTCTTTATTGAGCCCAATCGCTATGAGCGTAGGTTTACGTTTCGCTATCCGTGAAGGTGGTAGAACAGTAGGAGCAGGTCAGGTGACTGAAATCGTAGGATAA
- the hpf gene encoding ribosome hibernation-promoting factor, HPF/YfiA family, with protein sequence MKVDVHAVNFTVDRKLVDFIQERMDKLEKYYDRVVSADVFLKVERTSDKENKAVEIKINVPGDDFLVKKQCKTFEEAVELSAESLERLLVKRKEKIRAHI encoded by the coding sequence ATGAAGGTAGATGTTCATGCAGTTAACTTTACTGTTGACCGAAAATTGGTAGATTTTATTCAAGAGAGAATGGATAAGTTGGAGAAATATTACGATCGAGTTGTCTCGGCTGATGTTTTTTTAAAAGTTGAAAGAACAAGTGATAAGGAGAATAAAGCTGTTGAGATAAAGATTAATGTTCCGGGAGATGATTTTTTGGTTAAAAAACAGTGTAAGACATTTGAGGAAGCGGTCGAACTTTCGGCAGAATCTTTAGAACGTTTGCTGGTAAAAAGGAAAGAAAAAATAAGAGCACACATATAA
- a CDS encoding tyrosine-type recombinase/integrase, with the protein MKSNKDAFRDYLELEKKYSTHTVNAYLNDIVFFEVFNKGHFEQDNIERVNYSQIRSWIVSLVDQNISNVSVNRKMASLKAFYKFLLKTKQIELNPMLKHKALKTPKIVQIPFSEKELFDLMNQVGSPVGFEEIRDKLIVDMFYTTGMRRAELIHLMLYNVDLVSNVIKVLGKRNKERIIPILPIVADQFKSYLDERDSVENITDADYFFISKKGLKLSESFVYRLINSYFSRVSEKVKKSPHVLRHTFATHLLNNGADLNSVKELLGHSSLASTQVYTHNSLAELKKVYGDAHPRNK; encoded by the coding sequence ATGAAGTCGAATAAAGATGCATTTCGTGATTATCTTGAGTTAGAAAAAAAATATTCAACACATACGGTTAATGCTTATTTGAATGATATTGTCTTTTTTGAAGTTTTTAATAAAGGGCATTTTGAACAGGATAATATTGAGAGAGTAAATTACAGTCAAATTAGAAGTTGGATTGTTTCTTTGGTGGATCAAAATATTTCAAATGTTTCTGTGAATAGGAAAATGGCTTCATTGAAAGCTTTTTATAAGTTTCTTTTGAAAACAAAACAAATAGAGTTGAATCCTATGTTGAAGCATAAGGCTTTGAAGACCCCGAAAATTGTTCAAATTCCATTTTCTGAAAAAGAACTTTTTGATTTAATGAATCAGGTAGGTAGTCCTGTTGGTTTTGAAGAAATTCGTGACAAGCTTATTGTGGATATGTTTTATACAACTGGAATGAGGCGTGCGGAATTAATACATTTGATGCTGTATAATGTTGATTTGGTGTCAAATGTAATAAAGGTTCTGGGTAAGCGTAATAAGGAGCGTATTATTCCAATTTTGCCTATTGTTGCTGATCAGTTTAAGTCTTATCTTGATGAGCGTGATTCTGTTGAAAATATCACAGATGCTGATTATTTTTTTATTTCGAAAAAAGGGTTAAAATTGAGTGAATCTTTTGTGTATCGATTAATAAATTCTTACTTTAGTAGGGTCTCAGAAAAGGTAAAAAAGAGTCCGCATGTGCTTCGTCATACTTTTGCGACTCATTTGCTGAATAACGGGGCAGATTTAAATTCAGTTAAGGAGTTATTAGGACATTCTAGTTTGGCATCTACGCAAGTTTATACTCATAATAGTTTAGCGGAGCTTAAAAAAGTATACGGGGATGCTCATCCTAGAAATAAATAA
- the rpsU gene encoding 30S ribosomal protein S21, whose translation MLIIPIKDGENIDRALKRYKRKFDKTGTVRQLRARTAFIKPSVIKRAQIQKAAYIQNMRDGLES comes from the coding sequence ATGTTAATTATACCAATTAAAGACGGAGAAAATATCGATAGAGCATTAAAGCGCTATAAAAGAAAATTTGATAAAACAGGAACTGTTCGTCAACTAAGAGCACGTACTGCTTTTATTAAGCCTTCTGTTATCAAAAGAGCTCAAATTCAAAAAGCGGCTTACATTCAGAACATGAGAGATGGTTTAGAAAGTTAG
- a CDS encoding acyl-CoA dehydrogenase family protein: MNFDYNETQSMIAQSIKDFAEKNIRPNIMEWDEAQIFPIPLFKKLGEMGFMGVLVPEEYGGSGLGYHEYITVVEEISKVDPSIGLSVAAHNSLCTNHILTFGNEEQKKKWLPKLATAEYIGAWGLTEHNTGSDAGGMNTTAVKDGDSWIVNGAKNFITHAISGDVAVVIVRTGEKGDSKGMTAFVFEKGMAGFSSGKKENKLGMRASETAELVFDNCRVPDANRLGEVGQGFVQAMKILDGGRISIGALSLGIAKGAYEAALKYSKERYQFGQPISSFQGISFKLADMATEIEASELLLHKAAFLKQQHKPVTTLGAMAKMYASEACVKIANEAVQIHGGYGYTKDFPVEKFYRDSKLCTIGEGTTEIQKLVISRNLLKE; encoded by the coding sequence ATGAATTTTGATTATAACGAAACGCAGTCAATGATCGCACAATCTATTAAAGATTTTGCAGAGAAAAACATTAGACCTAATATAATGGAGTGGGATGAAGCGCAGATTTTTCCAATACCTCTTTTTAAAAAATTGGGAGAAATGGGATTTATGGGAGTTTTAGTGCCTGAGGAATATGGTGGATCTGGTTTGGGATACCATGAATATATTACTGTTGTCGAAGAAATTTCAAAAGTGGATCCTTCAATTGGTTTGTCGGTTGCAGCACATAATTCATTATGTACAAATCATATTTTGACTTTTGGTAACGAAGAACAAAAGAAAAAATGGTTGCCTAAATTAGCAACAGCTGAATATATTGGTGCCTGGGGGTTAACAGAGCATAATACAGGTTCTGATGCAGGAGGTATGAATACTACTGCTGTTAAAGATGGTGATTCCTGGATTGTGAATGGTGCTAAAAATTTTATCACGCATGCAATTTCTGGTGATGTAGCAGTGGTTATAGTTCGTACAGGAGAGAAAGGTGATTCAAAAGGAATGACGGCGTTTGTCTTTGAAAAAGGAATGGCTGGATTTTCTTCAGGAAAAAAAGAGAATAAATTAGGAATGCGTGCGAGTGAAACTGCTGAATTGGTTTTTGATAATTGCCGAGTACCTGATGCAAATAGATTAGGAGAAGTTGGTCAGGGATTTGTTCAGGCAATGAAAATATTAGATGGTGGCCGAATTTCTATTGGAGCTTTATCTTTAGGAATTGCAAAAGGAGCCTATGAAGCGGCTTTAAAATATTCTAAAGAAAGATATCAGTTTGGGCAGCCAATTAGTAGTTTTCAAGGAATATCTTTTAAGTTGGCAGATATGGCAACTGAAATTGAAGCTTCAGAATTGTTGCTTCACAAAGCAGCTTTCTTGAAACAACAACACAAACCAGTGACAACGCTTGGCGCAATGGCAAAAATGTATGCGTCAGAAGCCTGCGTAAAAATTGCTAATGAAGCAGTTCAGATCCATGGTGGTTATGGATATACAAAAGATTTTCCTGTAGAGAAATTCTACCGTGATTCTAAATTATGTACAATTGGAGAAGGAACGACGGAAATTCAGAAATTAGTTATATCCAGAAATTTATTGAAAGAGTAA